From the Diadema setosum chromosome 3, eeDiaSeto1, whole genome shotgun sequence genome, the window catggggaaaacagcagactcctggccgtctgcagttactgcttttttccgtggggaaactacccagaatcaagggtgagccaccgcagtaactgcattttcctaaataacatttaaaaaataacggaaacatcattttttcgtaggtattgttagacaactaggtatggtgcataatcataccacaaaattatttttgaatgtttctgtgtttttaaagaatctgcaaaaaacacaaaatcgcatttatctcagctcagcagttatgcagttactgctttcttccgtgggggggcagaagAGCACTATCACACAATGCTACCAACTGTGGATCATTCTTCTGTGCGTCAATCAAAGAGCTCTTGTTCAACCCAATCTCATTTTCATCTACAGGCTGAGACTCATCCCCTATCTCATGTGATTTTGATGCTGCGGTTCTACTTGCTTCTACATCATCTAACCGACAGAAGAAACTCCCTTCTAGACTGATATCCTCTGGACTAGCCTTCATTTCAGACTCCTCTGATTTTCTACACATGGAACGTGTGACTACACAAGCTGGGAAAACTTCAGGGAATTCCTGAACCGATGCAGCTGtctcatttccttctttatcCAAAGGGACTGCACTGACCACTGGAATAGTCACTTTGTCTCCTGCAAGATCATTGCCTAATATCAATGCTACACCATCCATAGGAAGTGACTTCCTAACACCAAGGCTCACCCTTCCTGAAACTAGGCCTGACTGCAAATCGACCGTGTGAAGAGGGGCCTCAACGTAACCTCCTTCTACTCCTTGTAACAGTACACTTGTGCATGTGGACGACGTTTTCCCAAAAGGTAAAACACTGTCAAGAATCAATGACTGGGATGCACCAGTATCTCGCAGGATGGTAACCTTTCTAGCTTCATCACACCCTACCAATGACACATAGCCTACAGAAGTGAATGGTTCATACTGAGACTTAATCTTGTCTTGATCAGCCGACTTAATCACACTCTGAACTTGTTCACACCAATCACCTGTCGATTCAACCGAACGACTCACCAATCCATTTGGATgagacttcttttctttgtctttttcctgttttttcttgttcagaacgGGACAATTAGACTTCACATGCCCTGGTTGCCTACAATGGAAACACACAATAGGCTTCTCAGTGTTCCTACCCTTCTTGTCAGTCTCATTTTCTACCACTAGACCAACCTTCACATCTGTCTTACTGCTAGAATTTGTCTTGCCAACACTTTGACGACTTGGAGCTGCATATTTGCTTCCTACATACCTGTTTCCATGACTACGGGACAGAGTATACTCATCAGCCATTGTACTAGCTACCGACAAAGTTTTCACTTTTCGTTCCTCGATATGCGAACGCACCTCTTGAGGTAGTGAACTCTTAAACTCCTCTAGTAGAACAAGTTCCCGCAAATCTTCAACAGTAGCCACGCCTACTGATTGCAGCCAACGAGTGAAGGCAATTTCCTTCACTTTTGCAAACTCTCTGAATGACTGTGACTCTAGTTTTCTACTATTCCTGAATTTCTGTCTGTACGCTTCAGGAACCAAGGCGTACGCGTTCATGATTGCCTTTTTTACTGTTGCATAATCCTGAGCTTCTTCGCGTGACAGTGAAGCATAAGCATCACATGCCTTTCCCTTTAACTTCGTCTGCAAAAGATGAGGCCATTTTTCTTTCGGCCACTCCATGCTATCCGCCACCTGTTCGAAGTGCAGGAAATATCTATCCACATCTCCTTCATCGAACTCAGGGAccattctgacatttttggcGATATCAAAATGCCCACCACTGACGCTTACACCATACTCTCTCTCACCGACTTGACGAGCCCTTTCTAGagaaactctctctctctctaactcaatCCTCGCTTTCTCAAGTTCAAGCTCTTTCAGACGTACTTCTACACTCCCTTGCACATCACCAGGGGGACTACCTGATATGCTACGCAATGCCTGGAGGGGAAATACTTCTTcatctacaagaaatttgattgtgTGCTGTGTAATCTCTGACTTTTTCATTGTACTCTTCACAGCAGGAACCTTGTAGTTTTCTGCAACACGCAACAAATCAACCTTTTTCAAGGTTAGCAACTCCTCAACTGTGGGTGAATCCACAAACTTCTCAATGGAAAACTCTTGATCTTTCTCCATTCTACACCAGTAATGTACAGTTAATAGTGCAACAAGAAAACCTGACTTCTCACCAGTCAGCCAGCTGAaaaactcttttcaactgaagaaAACCAGTCGCACTATAAACAATAACCCGTATGCTATACCACACACGACCCGACTgggaataacccgtatgctacACCACATACGAACCGACTTCAAATAACCCGTGTGCTCAACCACACACGAACAACAATGGCATTACctgtgtgctaaaccacacacaaaccaccgtggaataacccgtgtgctataccacacacgaacaaccgtgaa encodes:
- the LOC140226714 gene encoding uncharacterized protein; translation: MEKDQEFSIEKFVDSPTVEELLTLKKVDLLRVAENYKVPAVKSTMKKSEITQHTIKFLVDEEVFPLQALRSISGSPPGDVQGSVEVRLKELELEKARIELERERVSLERARQVGEREYGVSVSGGHFDIAKNVRMVPEFDEGDVDRYFLHFEQVADSMEWPKEKWPHLLQTKLKGKACDAYASLSREEAQDYATVKKAIMNAYALVPEAYRQKFRNSRKLESQSFREFAKVKEIAFTRWLQSVGVATVEDLRELVLLEEFKSSLPQEVRSHIEERKVKTLSVASTMADEYTLSRSHGNRYVGSKYAAPSRQSVGKTNSSSKTDVKVGLVVENETDKKGRNTEKPIVCFHCRQPGHVKSNCPVLNKKKQEKDKEKKSHPNGLVSRSVESTGDWCEQVQSVIKSADQDKIKSQYEPFTSVGYVSLVGCDEARKVTILRDTGASQSLILDSVLPFGKTSSTCTSVLLQGVEGGYVEAPLHTVDLQSGLVSGRVSLGVRKSLPMDGVALILGNDLAGDKVTIPVVSAVPLDKEGNETAASVQEFPEVFPACVVTRSMCRKSEESEMKASPEDISLEGSFFCRLDDVEASRTAASKSHEIGDESQPVDENEIGLNKSSLIDAQKNDPQLPIPAFDEPFSTVIIDCVGPLPKTKAGHEYLLTMMCASTRFPEAVPLRRITAQNVSKALVKFFTTVGLPKVVQSDQGSNFTSKIFQQVMRELGIKCVTSSAYHPQSQGALERFHQTLKNMMRTYCFEVEKDWDEGLPLLLFSVRESVQESLGFSPFELVFGHEVRGPLKVLREKLLGEDESPGLLNYVTTFRGRLTRAREFAAGHLRNSQKNMKQLFDKRSRERMFSPGEKVLILLPIPGNPLCARFSGPYVVEERLSDVNYIIQTPDRKKKKRLCHINMLKKYVERSAGESAKPVMYVVGAVQDVPVPKTRKELMRFIGMAGYYRRFCHNFSDVVAPLTDLLRKNVKFQWSAACQSAFDQVKAILSSGPVLAAPDFKKGFSLAVDASDVGAGAVLMQADDDGVDRPVCYFSKKFNAHQRKYSTVEKETLALILSLSHFDVYVGSTTQPVVVWTDHNPLTFVNRIRNKNQRLLRWSLILQEYNLDIKHIRGKENIVADALSRA